tcatttttgtcatttttgtcatttttgtcatttttatcatttttatcatttttgtcatttttgtcatttttgtcatttttgacatttttgtcatttttgtcatttttgtcatttttgtcatttttgtcatttctgtcatttttgtcatttttgtcattttcttcatttttgtcatttttgtcatttttgtcatttttgtcatttttgtcatttttgtcatttttgtcatttttgtcatttttgtcatttttgtcatttttgtcatttttgtcatttttgtcatttttgtcatttttgtcatttttgtcatttttgtcatttttgtcatttttgtcatttttgtcatttttgtcatttttgtcatttttgtcatttttgtcatttttgtcatttttgtcatttttgtcatttttgtcatttttgtcatttttgtcatttttgtcatttttgtcatttttgtcatttttgtcatttttgtcatttttgtcatttttgtcatttttgtcatttttgtcatttttgtcatttttgtcatttttgtcatttttgtcatttttgtcatttttgtcatttttgtcatttttgtcatttttgtcatttttgtcatttttgtcatttttgtcatttttgtcatttttgtattttatgaaacgaagggttaatgttgaatttgtcaatttttttttcaatgtcttaaattttgttaaatttttaaattttacaagttttgtcatttttaccaatTCAACCATTAAGACAATTATGTGATTTTTGAaggtttaataattttttttaattctcaattctgttaATTGCTTAAAATTAGTCAATTCTGTTATTTTagttaactttttcaattttcacaattttgtaaatttggtattttttaacatttttgcacTTCTGAAATGTCTGCTTGCAAacttttcttacatttttgttaaaaatttaatgtttgttCATCGGTATGTCTTGCATGCACCATCTCATAACATAAGGTGACATAACAtagcaaacaaacaaataattaataattattgaaaaataacatgagGAGTtagattccttttaattataTGCTTGTTCTCTTAAGCTTCCAAAATGCTTAAAACTCTAATAAACAGTTCGGATTGACTCAAATCCTGTCATCGTCTATGCTAGACACCTACATCAACAATAACCAAACAATCGTATTGAACATGTTTTTCGAAACGAACGAAAGGTTGCATCGCGCAACGAAAGATCTGGAGAGGtaaagagaaaagggaacgaaaaaactagcCAGAGCTCAAGACAAATGAGTAGCATTTGTCTGATTGAATTCaatccgcgatgccaggtaaatgtttgacgttttgtagttaggaaaaatgtatGGCCGCTTtcataaacttttcaaaagttGCCTAACAAATCTAAACTCTAAACTAAATTTTTCCCTGTCGTTCGTGCTTAGGAAAAAACTTCCTGAGTACGAACGGCAGATCTGAAAAGATGAGATGGTCTTCGTCGTCCACGTCTCCGTGTATTTTTCCCTTTCTCAGAGCATTCTGTGCTTTCGATTTAGCGTTGGGTTAGAGATGAGACTTACAATCGCTATTAAAGCATACGATGTGAGAATCAAGTCACCCTTATTGACCCATTTAACTTAGGGATTATATTCCTTGATGCAATCCAATTCATTGTAGTATGAAACGGGGCTTCAGCCCCAGTTTTTGCATCCGGTTCGGCTGACAGCTTAACTGGAAACAATCTATAGCAAAACCTtacaattttgttggttttagcaaaaattgtcattttgtcGTAGGCTCCTCTCTCTTTTACATACGGGATATCGCATATCGTGCCTATGATGTCATGaaaaatatgacgtcatatttttGATCATCCTGAGTAGTGATTGCTGAAAATTGCTAGAAAGGGAAATGAagacgttttttggagtgatctttttttgttatttccgttaatttttttttaattgaaaagtaaaaaattccgtttgtttcgataaaaatcaatttaattaaaCAGCCCCGATTCGAAAAAAACTTCGAGAATAGCGGGTACAAAAATTCACtctaatacacacaaatacacagccatcgtcagaactcgtcgagctggttcgataggtacctatggAGGTATATCTATGagccataattaatgatctctcaaataactatacctttctgtaagaaaagCAAAAAGCTTTCTGAATCATATTACTatcaataaaatagtttttgaaccttgatgacagattttcgcatttttatgggtcatactgtatATACACAGATACATAGTTGAGTTTTTTCTCCAGAAGGGTGGTGAAAcgtatattattttcaattgcaatttaTATACTcagattaaaaatgataatgttAAACGGAAGAACTTTTAGTAGCAGcatattgataaattttccaacgacattcaaacattaaaattttgtagaaagCTTCCAAGTCATCTATGCAGCACGTCACTACATATTTATAATTTGGGTAAAAACGGGTCAGATAAATAATTAAGTATCAATTTATTCAAGACATTATTTCATCAacaatatgataatttttatcactCACTGACAATAAATTGGACAGTGGATAATTTGTTTAACTCATTACTTGTTTGAACAACGAGCCTTAATCTTTGTTCTGACCACATTATCCACCAACTGGTATACGGTTAAGCCTATCAACTAGTGCCGCATGCTGCCCACCCACGCTTATTTATTGGTATTAAAAAGGATTGATCCCAAATTGATAAATCAGCACTGGACAAAAACGATACTCACCATCCGGTTGCAAAGCTCTGGCTGTCCAAATTTACACATTCTCCGTCTTGCCGAAGCTGGCCAAATAGCTCGGCGAACTTCCTCCGTTGCTAGAACCGTTAATACTTCCCGGGCCGGGATTAGCAGCATggatgttgttgttgctgttctgCATTTGTTGATTATCTAAATTATTTGTTTGCAATGGGTCACTGCTTCCGCCGCTAACGGATGTCattgccgtcgtcgtcgtcggggATGGGTCCAAAATATTGCCGGTACTTCCTCCGTGACCTTTTGGTCCGGGTGCTCCAaagggatgatgatgatgggacTGATgatgctgctgatgatgatgggtACCCAACAAGGGCTGTTGCTGGTGATATGGCGAATTATTAATCATATTTATGTTGCCGGTGGACGAGGCCGCCGTACTGGGAACCGAGGACCAGGTCCCGTCGTACTTGGACTTGATGAACAAAGGCTGCTCGGTTGAGCGCCCATTATCGCCGAAATTGAGTTTATTATCCTTATTGTAGCCTATTTTGTTGTACTTGGCCGAGGCTGACTGGCGCTTGATAGTGCCGAAGAGTGGCGTGTGGGGTACGCTTGCCGAGGTCCCAGACCCGGACCCGAGCGGAAGCAGATTACTGGTGCTGCTGTTGGCCCCATTCAGATTGCTGCCACTGGAACCCATCAGCCCAGCAGCACCAGACACAACCGAACTCTGACTGCCGCCATTGAGCAGCAGCATATCCGCCATCCGGTTTTCGATGATGTTCATTTTCTGACTCTTCATGCTGCCCCCGCCTCCGTAGGACGTTCCCCCTCCAATCCTCTTAGAAGAACCTTCCTGCTGCTGTTGATGCAGTTGTTGCTGATGTCGCTGTTGATGttgatttatgaaattattgtaaTGGCAGCCGGTGGTCGGAGCCGAGTAGACGTTTTTCCCATCGAACTGATTctgcggctgctgctgctgctgctgatggtgcAGGGCAGTGGTGTTGTACATGATCCCGACTCCattctgctgttgctgctgctgcttctgttgCGAGTTCATGATGGCACCTGAACGGCCTACCAGAGTAGTGGAAGCGTACGCGCCGTAGTTGTCATACGAAGGGGATCCGTCCAGTAGCTCCTGTTGGTTCTTGAATGACGAGCAGCCGGCGACCTCGGCGTAGTCTGGCATGTTTAGGGGGGAAAGtctgaaaaaaaaggaatagaAAGTTCGTTTAACGTATTTATCAGAAATGCACAGAAGACGCGAATGCTGGATAAAAATACACTGTAAGAAACATTTATTCCTTCGATTATAAAATTACTCAGCTcagatattatttaaatttttttcctagtTTAAATCCATCCACATTTCTTggaatacatttgttttaattttttgctcaaAACTTTATGACAGTAAGTGTAGAATAACTTAGATTAGTTGAAAGTTTGTAatagttctaaaataaattcacaaaaagTAGATGTGTTAATTTGAACCAAACGTACAATACATTACAAAACAAGAAATCTCTTCTCAGcactagtttttgaaaaaagcgagtaatttttttaaaagaaaggttTAAAACTATTGGAAAATGTGTATACATTTTAAGTAGAACttttaaatacaaattattGGAGttagaaattacagaaaaaagaCAAATGATTGTAAATCTTGAATCCATATCTAGCGCCCTTCTAGAGGTCATGTTTTTATTCTACTACTGGAAATCACCAGGCATGTATGAACCTGCCGTTCAAAAAGCTTCTAAATATGAGTCTTAGTACAGTACTTCGAAGTAAAAGGGAATAGAACAGACAACGAAAACGATGATGAATTTCTGAGGGACATCGGCAATCGATCAGTACCTACTGATTATAACGTGCGAGGCCCAATGGtctttattcgttttttttttccaaaaatcaacaacgaaaattcctatgtttcacattttttgatACCTACACTAAGTATTTTTCACTTGCCATACTAGAAATAAACTTACTTTCCATtttgaggtaaaaaaaaaatagaaacaaatctTTTTGCCAGATGCCATTTTTTTCTGCAGTCATTAGCGAATCAGTTAAGAcagtaatttattctaattctgtTGAATTCGAACATCTAGACAAAAAAATTCGAATGTAAGTTATTTCTAGCTTcataatgaaacatttttaaagaaaagtgaaaagttgaaCGGTTCTGTCATGGAAAAATGACAACTTTGTTGTGCGCGACCATTGgtttttgaatgtttctatCCCCGCGCACGAAAAGCCTACTTGCACTGTCcacactgactggacactcaatttcgatttttggcTACTCGAAAAATTAACGAGCCATGTCGATACCAGAGGCGCTATATCGATTTTGTGGCCAGGATGGAAAATTAAACTATTCATTTTATGAACATCGATCTGTTCAGACTACTCGAACGGACTGAATTGGTTGGAGAACATGAtattgatactaatttttatGCTGGAATTGGTGCCGCGCAATGTTGATGGTAGGAGGCTTTTAGCCAAAATTTGATCGGAATTTGGTTCTAAGCGTcgtgtcagtgtggtcagtgctacTAGTATATATCAGCTTAGAGAAGTTCTTCGAGAAAGTAACAAGGTTACATAAATTTAACagacagatttaaaataaatattttctaccAAATACTAGGTAACCGgttgaaaaaaagcttaatttttgtTACTATATCAAAAGAACCGaatatcaaattgaaaataGCTTAGAAGGAAATTTGAGGTTAGATAGCAATTCGGATCTATTTAGTTCTAGTTGATCCATTTCTTCGTGGATTTTTAGATATTTCGTGAATATGTGGATTATTTATCGAAATTGGGCCCAAAACATTGTTCCGAAAGATTTTGCGGCTAATAAATGCTTTGTAAAAATGGCGCCTCATACCAATTCTACATCAGACTAGTTTAACAAACAATCGAAACAAATcatgcgcggtcctatggggggggtgatcggggtgatcaccctccccaagcggcaaaaaaccgttataaaataccCGAAAAAGCTCgaatgtttataaaaagttggaacttttcttagttgatgtgtttttaaattttcaaaatttaccactccgtgggggtgtttattcaacaaaaaagttaatttatcacttgAAAGGCTGAATATTGGGAAAAGtcggtccaccaaactcaagTAGCTGTAACTTGTgattccctggactgaattataccaaataacttttgttgataagtaactcaacaaaagtaTGTTGTTgagaattgattttgaatgtgcttttaatgaaatgtagggacaacttttttaaaattgtcactaatttccttcatatgcctaaattaacacgagctaatcgtaataaattttatatttgcttcGAATTCGGAGCttctaaattcttgattttgttttgaattttaatgaaataacaaatttgaaaaagtcatataGGGGGGTGAATATGGTTATGACACTGAAATAATAGAAATATTTGTTCTGTTgtcatcatacatttattgccttcaatatacaatttcttttttatttgctcagatttaaagaaaacaatagaaaaaaaatcattaaactatAAACGTACGGATTCATGTGattgtcaattttctttatttttagaaatttctaccatgtttaatggattaacagatcttggtcgttctaagaagtaaaaaaaaaacctttggccTTC
This Uranotaenia lowii strain MFRU-FL unplaced genomic scaffold, ASM2978415v1 HiC_scaffold_1231, whole genome shotgun sequence DNA region includes the following protein-coding sequences:
- the LOC129759223 gene encoding uncharacterized protein DDB_G0283357-like, which produces MPDYAEVAGCSSFKNQQELLDGSPSYDNYGAYASTTLVGRSGAIMNSQQKQQQQQQNGVGIMYNTTALHHQQQQQQPQNQFDGKNVYSAPTTGCHYNNFINQHQQRHQQQLHQQQQEGSSKRIGGGTSYGGGGSMKSQKMNIIENRMADMLLLNGGSQSSVVSGAAGLMGSSGSNLNGANSSTSNLLPLGSGSGTSASVPHTPLFGTIKRQSASAKYNKIGYNKDNKLNFGDNGRSTEQPLFIKSKYDGTWSSVPSTAASSTGNINMINNSPYHQQQPLLGTHHHQQHHQSHHHHPFGAPGPKGHGGSTGNILDPSPTTTTAMTSVSGGSSDPLQTNNLDNQQMQNSNNNIHAANPGPGSINGSSNGGSSPSYLASFGKTENV